The region GCCAAGTGCAATGATCAGCGCGCCCAGAGAAATCCGCTGCAAGCCAATACCGGCCAGCATCATTCCGGCAAACGTCATCGCCAGCACCAGCGGGATGGCGGCGGCCACCACCAGCCCTGCCCGCATCCCCAGCGAGACAAATGAAACAGCCAGCACAATCAGCACCGCTTCGACAAGCACCCGCACAAAGCCGCTAACCGCATCACTCACCACCGCGGATTGATCGGCGACTTTTGTCATCTCTATGCCGTGGGGCAACTGGGTTTTAATCTCTGCCATCCTGGCGTTGAGCGCCTGGCCGAAACGCAGCATGTTGCCGGTGGAGGCCATAGAAATGGCCAGCCCCATCGCAGGCTGACCGTTGACACGAAACACCGGCGCTGGCGGTTCGGCAAGCTGGCGGCTCACGGTGGCGATATCGGTCAGGGGAATATAGCGATCGTTGATATGCAGGGTAACCGCCCGCAGGCTCTCTTCCGTAGTCAGCGCGCCGCTAACCCGCAGCGCAACGTTATCCTGCCCGGTACGAATAATCCCGGCTGGCTCGACGGCATTTTGCGCATTGAGTGCATCGCTCACCTGCTGGATATCCAGCCCCATGCCAGCCAGTTGCCGGGGAGAAAACGCAATGACGATCTGCTCCTGCTGTTCGCCCAGCAGAGTGATTCTGCCAATATCATGCACTGACATCAGGTCGCGGCGAATATCTTCCACCCGATCGCGCAGTTCACGCGCCGTGTAGCCATCCGCCGTGAAGCCATAAATCGTGCCGAACGTATCATCAAATTCGTCATTTACCGCCGGTCCCTGCACACCCTGCGTTAGCGAAGGCGCAATGTCCTGCATCTTTTTGCGCACCTGATACCAGATGTCCGGCACTTGCGCCGGCGGGGTGTCATCGCGCAGATTTACATAGATAACGGCGCTGCCAGCCCGGCTTTCGCTTTCGATGTAATCCAGCCACGGGATCTCCTGTAATTTTTTTTCCAGTACATCTGTGACCAGCCGGGTAGTGTCGGTAACCGTAGCGCCAGGCCACTGCGCGGAGACCACCGCCGTCTTGATGGTAAACGCCGGATCTTCAGTGCGCGGCAGGTTTTCATAACAGAGGATGCCGGTGGCGATAACCAGCATCATAAAAAAGCTCACCAGTTGCTGGTGTTCAAGCGCCCAGGCAGAAAGATTAAAGCGCGGTTTGGTTTCAACAGAGCTCATGGCTGCAGCTCTCCCGGCGTCACTTTTTCACCGGCGCGCAGTTTGCTTACGCCTGCGGTGATAACCCGGTCACCCGCACTGATGCCGGTTGCAATCACCGCAGACGAGGCGGTGTAGCTCGCAAGCGTGACCGTCCGAAGCTGCGCCTGCGACTGTTTGTCGATGACAAAGACCGCCGGCTGGTCGCCGACGCGGCTCAACGCCGAGGCGGGCACCACAAAGCCGGGCGATGTCGCCACCGGAATATCAACGGTGGCGCTGGCACCCAGTGCCATCGCCGCTGGTGGGGACTGAAGCGTCAGCCTGACCTGCCATGTGCGCGTTTGCGGATCGGCCTGCGGGCTGATATCACGCAATACGCCGGTGGTTTTCTGCGTGGGATCGGCCAGCAGCGCGACCGAAAACAGGTGCGTTCTTACTGCCTGCGCGGGCAGTAATTGCGGATCGGCGATAGCAAAAACCACATCGCGCGCGTCGCTGGTCGCCAGCGTGAAGATGCTTTCCCCGGCGCTGACCACTTGTCCTGCAGAGGCGTTAACGCGGGTGATAACGCCATCGGCAGGCGCGGTCAGTTGGGTCCAGGCCAGATTATCCCGGGCATTGCGCACTGCTGCAGCGCTGCTTTTAAGGCGGGATGCGGCAGACTGCCAGTCGGCACGGGCGCTATCAAGCTGCGTGCGGGCGATCGCGCCGGAGGGCATCAGTTTCTGCATCCGGTTCAGGTTCAGCGCGGCAAGCTGTTCGGCGGCGCGGGCGCTTTCCATATCGGCGGTGGCGCTGGCCAGTTGGTTCTTGCCGGTTTCACTTTCCAGCGTGGCGAGTACCTGCCCGGCATGTACGCGCGCGCCGATATCCACCGGCCGGCTGATCATGCGTCCATCCAGCCGGAAAGCCAGCACCGTTTCATCATGGGCGTGGATCTCGCCGGTTCGTACCGTGCCCGGATTCGGCGACGCCTGCGCGACTACCAGATAACGCACAGGCCTGGGCGGTGCGGCGTGGTCTGTTTTTTTCTCTCCGCACCCCGTCAACAGCGGAATGACCGCCGCCGTAACCAGTAATGGAAGCAGAGCGAGGAAGGATAAAGCGCGTGCCGCATTAAAAAGGTGGTGCAGGCTTTGACGAAAATAATCGGTGAATTGTTCTGACATGACGCCACTCCGGATCGGTAATGGCGCCATTTAACGTGGCGTGCGTCGAGAATCACTCCACGTTTCGTCAAGAATTCATCAAGAGTGCAATTTTTTTTCGCCGCGACCATCCACAGGGAGAGTGATGCTGATCCGTAATCCGCCTTTTTCGGGCAGCGCCGCGCTGATACTGCCGCCGTGGGCAACACATATCGCCCGCGCGATAGAAAGCCCCAGCCCGCTGCCGCCGGAATGCCTGGCACGGGAGGTTTCCGCGCGGGTAAAGCGATCGAACATGATTGGCAGAAAATCGCTTTCCACGCCCGGTCCGTCATCCTCAAAATCGATCCGCCACGCGCTCCCCTGCTGACTGAGGTGGATCGCAAGCTGGCCGCCCCGCCGGCCATAGCGCAGCGCATTTTCCATCAGCACGATAAAGACCTGCCCCAGCCGGAACGCATCGCCAGTAAACAGCGAAGAGGAACGGGACGTCAGCGCCATAGTTATTCCCGCGGCATCAGCCTGCGGTTTCAGCCAGGCGAGCTGCTCGGCTAACAGATCTTCCAGCGACAGCGGCTGAAGATTAAGCGTCAATTGACCGGCATCGGCCAGCGAAAGCAGATGCAACTCATCCGTGAGGCGGCTCAGGTGCTGTAGCTGTTTCATCACCATCCCCAGTTGTTGCTGGCTGGGTTCAAAGACGCCATCAAGCATCCCTTGCAGGCGACCAATGGCGGCGGTGAGCGGAGAACGCAGCTCGTGCGCCATCGCAACGTGCGACGCGCGCAACTCCCGGTCGTAGCGCGCCAGTTGACGGGTCATGTCATTAAAATCGCTGACAAAACGAACCACTTCGGCGGGCGCATCTTTTACCAGGTCCGCCTGGCGGCCAAATTCGCCTTGCGTGACTTCATCGGCCGCTTCGCGCAGGTGGCTGAACTGTAAAGAGAGTGGCCGGGCGTAACGTAGCCCCATAATCACAATAAAGGGGATCATCACCAGTACCAGCACGCCCACCATGATCCAGTCGGCCGAGGCGATGGAGGGCTTCGAATAGCTTATCCCCCACCATTTATCGACGATCTCATGGAAACGCACCGGGTTCGCCTGCGGGTTGTCCAGCAGGGCGAGGTACTCCGCCTTCACCGCAGACGGCATATCATGCAAAACCCAGAAGTTTTGCACGGCGCAACGCAGCCACATACACAGGGCAATGACAATAACAGTGCCGATAGCCAGCGCGATGATGCGCGCGCAAATCCAGCGCCACAGCGATTGATGAGCACGATTTTTCATGGCTGGCGGAACCTGTATCCAATACCGCGCACATTCGCTAAAACGCCGGTAACACCCGCGTTTTCCAGCTTTTTGCGCAAGTTGTAGACATGCGTATCGACCACGCGCTCCAGCGCTTCGCTCTCCGGCAAACAGTGTTCCAGCAAGTGCTGGCGGGAAAAGGGCAATGTCGGGTGGCGCATCAGCGTTATCAGAATAGAAAACTCCGTTGGCGTCAGTTCCAGGCTGCGCACACTGTTTTCAGCCTGGGTGACCGTTGCGGTGATGGAGACAGTATCCACCTCCAGCGTCTGCCAGCGGAGCACCTCTTCCTGCGTGTTCGTTCGTTTACTGCGCCGCAGCACCGCCTGCACGCGTGCCACCACTTCGCCAGGGTGATACGGTTTCACCACATAATCATCGGCCCCGTATCGCAGCGCCCCTATGCGCTCAGAAGTATCCCCCATGGCGGTGACCATGATCACCGGGACATCGTTAATGCGCCGCAGCGCCGCCAGCACCTCGGTGCCATTCATGCCCGGCAACATGATATCCAGTAAGATCAGATCAGGTTTCCAGCGCTGCGCCATGTCCAGCCCTGTCAGCCCATCTCCGGCCAGCGAAACGTCATAGTTTTCACGTCGCAGATAGGCTTCCAGTACGCTGGCCGCATCGGCATCATCTTCAATCACAAGCACTCTACGGGATATCATTTGCTTACCTTGACCATTTCTTAATAATTCCCTGACCGTTTATTGATATGACCTGTCTATATTCCTTGTCAGGACATGGCGAACCTTCGCCGCAGCATACTACCCCACCCAGCGAGATGTGATGATGATAATGAGAAAAACCGTGTTGTATAGCGCCTGTCCCCTGCTGGCTCTGTTTGCCTCCACAGCCAGAGCCGACGACGCCCCCGCCGTGCAAAACGGAGTGACGGTGGGCATTGGCGGGGAATATGCCCCGCGCTACAGCGGTTCAGACAAGCAACGTGTGCAGGTGGTTCCGGTAATTCAGATCCGCGATAATGCGCTCTTTTTTGATTCGCAAAAAGGGCTGGGTTATGACCTGCAAACCGACAATGGTTTTTATCTGGAACATACGCTGGGTTATGCGTCAGGCCGCGCCGATCGTGATTCTGGCTGGCGGGACGGCGCGGAAAACTTAAAAGGCATGGGCAATATTGACGCCACGCTGAATACCGCGCTGGCGGTTGGCTGGCAAGCCACAGACTGGCTGGTGCTGGAAAGCAAAGCCACCCTGCCACTTACCGACAGCCAGGGGGTGCAGTATCAGGCGTCCCTCACCTTGCTGCCGGTGCAGACCACCCGCGATACGCTGGCTTTCCAGTCTGCCGCGCTGTTTGGCGATAGCCGATATATGAACACGTTTTACGGTGTCAGCCAAAAGCAAAGTCTGCGTTCCGGCTATGCGCGCTACCACGCAGAACAGGGATTTTATGGGATCGATAATAGCCTGACGTGGAGCCATCAATTTGATGCCCACTGGGGAACATTGCTGAGCGCCAATTACACATGGCTGAACGATCACGCGGCTGACAGCCCAATTGTGCTGCGCCGTAACCAAAGCTCAGCGGTCATTGCCATTACGTATACTTTTTGAAAGGTGCGGGAAAAATGGACAAAAACGATTATCAGTTTCTGGCAAAAATATGGTTTGCCTGTGGTGTCGTTTATCTGGCGGCTTATCTGACCTATATCAGCAGTTAACCGTAAAAATACTGTTGCAGTAGCCATAGTGAATGCCGCGCTGGATAGAGAACGCCGTGCGGCATACCAAAGCGACCATATCTGTCTGGTTTGATGTATTTCTTATGCAATAATTCTGAAGTACTTACTTAGGTGATTATTTATTCTCTGGCAATAAATATTGCTCTGTAGATCGGTGCGTTACGGTTTATTGCCGCCATACATTTTATTTACGCGGTTTCTCTCCTCAGTGATATTTCTTTAATTTACGTTAACAATATCAATTTCATTCAAAAAAATTGCTGCATCAAAATTATACAATATATCAACGATCGATCACCTTACAATTGATAGATATAAACTATTGCTTTTCATTTTTATTAAGATTTTAACGATCGATCACTAATCAATACCTTCTCATGGCCGATAAAACGTAGATGCCGACCGCTATAGCGGCCAGGCATGCAGATAAATTTCACTAAGGGAAGACCATGGAAAATACAACAACGATCGGTAAGCCAAAGGGTATAAGTATCAGAAATAAGATAATGCTATCTTTCGGGATATTATTATTGTTATTACTTTTTATTGCCGGAAATGCGATTTACCGGCTTGATGAGGCGAAAAATAAAATATCCAAAATCGTGACTGAAGATTACCCGACCACCGCGCTGGGTAATAATTTAATCCGCGATGTTA is a window of Enterobacter sp. R4-368 DNA encoding:
- a CDS encoding efflux RND transporter periplasmic adaptor subunit; translated protein: MSEQFTDYFRQSLHHLFNAARALSFLALLPLLVTAAVIPLLTGCGEKKTDHAAPPRPVRYLVVAQASPNPGTVRTGEIHAHDETVLAFRLDGRMISRPVDIGARVHAGQVLATLESETGKNQLASATADMESARAAEQLAALNLNRMQKLMPSGAIARTQLDSARADWQSAASRLKSSAAAVRNARDNLAWTQLTAPADGVITRVNASAGQVVSAGESIFTLATSDARDVVFAIADPQLLPAQAVRTHLFSVALLADPTQKTTGVLRDISPQADPQTRTWQVRLTLQSPPAAMALGASATVDIPVATSPGFVVPASALSRVGDQPAVFVIDKQSQAQLRTVTLASYTASSAVIATGISAGDRVITAGVSKLRAGEKVTPGELQP
- a CDS encoding ATP-binding protein, with translation MKNRAHQSLWRWICARIIALAIGTVIVIALCMWLRCAVQNFWVLHDMPSAVKAEYLALLDNPQANPVRFHEIVDKWWGISYSKPSIASADWIMVGVLVLVMIPFIVIMGLRYARPLSLQFSHLREAADEVTQGEFGRQADLVKDAPAEVVRFVSDFNDMTRQLARYDRELRASHVAMAHELRSPLTAAIGRLQGMLDGVFEPSQQQLGMVMKQLQHLSRLTDELHLLSLADAGQLTLNLQPLSLEDLLAEQLAWLKPQADAAGITMALTSRSSSLFTGDAFRLGQVFIVLMENALRYGRRGGQLAIHLSQQGSAWRIDFEDDGPGVESDFLPIMFDRFTRAETSRARHSGGSGLGLSIARAICVAHGGSISAALPEKGGLRISITLPVDGRGEKKLHS
- a CDS encoding response regulator; protein product: MISRRVLVIEDDADAASVLEAYLRRENYDVSLAGDGLTGLDMAQRWKPDLILLDIMLPGMNGTEVLAALRRINDVPVIMVTAMGDTSERIGALRYGADDYVVKPYHPGEVVARVQAVLRRSKRTNTQEEVLRWQTLEVDTVSITATVTQAENSVRSLELTPTEFSILITLMRHPTLPFSRQHLLEHCLPESEALERVVDTHVYNLRKKLENAGVTGVLANVRGIGYRFRQP
- a CDS encoding MipA/OmpV family protein; the encoded protein is MRKTVLYSACPLLALFASTARADDAPAVQNGVTVGIGGEYAPRYSGSDKQRVQVVPVIQIRDNALFFDSQKGLGYDLQTDNGFYLEHTLGYASGRADRDSGWRDGAENLKGMGNIDATLNTALAVGWQATDWLVLESKATLPLTDSQGVQYQASLTLLPVQTTRDTLAFQSAALFGDSRYMNTFYGVSQKQSLRSGYARYHAEQGFYGIDNSLTWSHQFDAHWGTLLSANYTWLNDHAADSPIVLRRNQSSAVIAITYTF